In the Streptomyces spororaveus genome, CCGTTGGTGCCCGGCATCAGCAGGCCCTTCTCGACCACCTCGTAGACCGCCTCGACGGCGGCGAGCGCGGCCGGGTTGCCCTCGAAGGCGTTCGGCTCCAGGTTGTCGATCGCCTTCATGGCCTCCAGACCGCCCTTCTTGGCGATCAGGTCCATGATGACGACGTTGATGTAGTACGGGAACTTGCCCTGGTGGGCGAGGCCGCCGATGCCGGCTTCCTTGGCCTGGGTGCAGACGGCCAGGAACTCGTCCCAGGTCTTCGGCGGCGTCCAGCCCTTGTCCTTGAAGAGCTTGCCGGAATACCAGAAGCCGAACACCGCGTAGACGTACTTCAGCACGACGAACTTGCCGCCCTGCAGGCCCTGTTCGTAGGCGCCTTCGACCAGGGTGTCGCGCACCTTCTTGCTCGGGTCGTCGAGGGAGGGCGCGTCGAGCACGGCGGTGAGGTCGGCGAGCTGGTCGCCCTTGGCGAGCACGTCCAGCTTGATCTGCTGGGCGCCGGAGTCGTCGACGACGTCCGGCGGGTTGCCGCCGTTGAAGCGCGGCTGGAGCTTGGCGGTGATCTCCTGGGTGCCCAGGTGGGAGCTGGTGGTGCCCCACTTCTTGTCGAACGCGGCCTCCCAGGCCTTCGCGTAGTCGTCGCCGAACCCGCCCTTGAAGACGACGACGTCCAGCTTGCCGCCCTTCCCGACGCCGAACGGGTTCTCCTTGGTCACCGGCGCTTTGGCCGGCCCCTTCGTGGAGTTCTCCTCACCGCCGGAGGCGCAGGCGGACAGGAAGCTCATCGTCGGCACCGTGATCAGTCCGAGTGCTGCTGAGCGCTTGATCAGGTCGCGGCGTCCGAGGCCCTCACCGGTGGATCCCATGCTCATGTCCTCGCCTTCGTCAGAAGTGTGAAGGAGGCCGGAGATTCACGGTGGTTGCCGTGCATGCGGACATCACCACAGGTCCCCGCCCGTCCCCCGGCCCGGAGCCACTCGTCTCGCGGTGATCCGGACGGGCACAGGTATAGTCCACTCCCGCTCGTGTGAGCAAGATCATGCACATTTATGGCCACCAGTTTTTCCGAGTTGAGACCTGTCCGTCACATGGACACGCCGCCGGACAAGCGGAAGGGCCGTACCCCCTTGACGGGGATACGGCCCTTTGGTGCCGAGCGGCGATGCCTGGATCAGCCGCGGATGAGGTTCCGGAGCACGAACTGCATGATGCCGCCGTTGCGGTAGTAGTCCGCCTCACCCGGCGTGTCGATGCGGACGACCGCGTCGAACTCCACGCCGGTGTCGGTGGTGACCTTGACCGTGCGCGGGGTGGTGCCGTTGTTCAGCTCCTCCACGCCGGTGAAGGAGAAGGTCTCCTCGCCGGTCAGACCCAGGGAGGCCGCGGTGGCACCCTCCGGGAACTGCAGCGGCAGGACGCCCATGCCGATCAGGTTGGAGCGGTGGATGCGCTCGTAGGACTCGGCGATGACGGCCTTGACGCCGAGCAGCGCGGTGCCCTTGGCGGCCCAGTCGCGGGACGAGCCGGAGCCGTACTCCTTGCCCGCCAGGATCACCAGCGGGATGCCGGCGGCCTGGTAGTTCTGCGAGGCGTCGTAGATGAAGGAGACCGGCGCGCCCTCGACCGTGAAGTCGCGGGTGAAGCCGCCCTCGGTGCCCGGCGCGATCTGGTTGCGCAGGCGGATGTTGGCGAACGTGCCGCGGATCATGACCTCGTGGTTGCCGCGGCGGGAACCGTACGAGTTGAAGTCGCGGCGCTCGACGCCGTGCTCGGTGAGGTACTTGCCGGCCGGGGTGTCGGCCTTGATCGCACCGGCCGGGGAGATGTGGTCGGTGGTGACCGAGTCGCCCAGCTTCGCCAGCACGCGCGCGCCGGCGATGTCGGAGACCGGGGTGGTCTCCATCGTCATGCCCTCGAAGTAAGGGGGCTTGCGGACGTAGGTCGACTGCGGGTCCCACTCGAAGGTGTTGCCCGTCGGGATCGACAGCGCCTGCCACTGGGCGTCGCCCGCGAAGACGTCCTGGTAGGACTTGCTGAACATGTCCTCGCCGATGGCGTTCGCCACGACGTCGTTGACCTCGGCCTCGGACGGCCAGATGTCCTGGAGGAAGACCGGCTTGCCCTCGGTGTCGGTGCCGATGGCGTCCTTGGTGATGTCCACCTTCATGGAGCCCGCGATGGCGTAAGCGACGACCAGCGGCGGGGAGGCCAGGTAGTTCATCTTGACGTCGGGGTTGATGCGGCCCTCGAAGTTGCGGTTGCCCGAGAGGACCGAGGTGACCGCGAGGTCGTGCTCGTTGATCGCCTTCGAGATCTCCTCGTCCAGCGGACCGGAGTTGCCGATGCAGGTGGTGCAGCCGTACCCGACGAGGTTGAAGCCCATCTTGTCGAGGTACGGGGTCAGGCCGGCCTTGTCGAAGTAGTCGGTGACGACCTTCGAGCCCGGGGCGAGGGTGGTCTTGACCCACGGCTTGCGGGACAGGCCCTTCTCGACCGCCTTCTTGGCCACGAGCGCCGCGGCGACCATGACGTAGGGGTTCGAGGTGTTGGTGCAGGAGGTGATCGCGGCGACGGTGACGGCGCCGTGGTCGATCTCGAAGGAGGTGCCGTCGGCCAGGGTGACCTGGGTCGGGCGGCTCGGCACGCCGTTGGTGGCGGCCGGGGCGTCGGAGGCCGGGAAGGACTCCTTGCCCGCCTCGTCGTCGTCCTCGACGTAGTTGCGCACGTCCTGCGCGAACTGCTGGGCGGCGTTGGCGAGGATGATGCGGTCCTGCGGGCGCTTCGGGCCGGCGATGGAGGGGACGACCGTGGAGAGGTCGAGCTCCAGCTTCTCGGAGAAGTCCGGCTCGGCGGCCGGGTCCAGCCACAGGCCCTGCTCCTTGGCGTACGCCTCGACGAGCGCGACCTGCTGGGCGTCGCGGCCGGTCAGGCGCAGGTACTTCAGGGTCTCGTCGTCGATCGGGAAGATCGCGGCGGTGGAGCCGAACTCCGGCGACATGTTGCCGATGGTGGCGCGGTTCGCGAGGGAGGTCGCGGCGACGCCCTCACCGTAGAACTCGACGAACTTGCCGACGACGCCGTGCTTGCGCAGCATCTCGGTGATGGTCAGCACGAGGTCGGTGGCGGTGGTGCCGGTCGGCAGCTCGCCCGTCAGCTTGAAGCCCACGACGCGCGGGATCAGCATGGAGACCGGCTGGCCGAGCATCGCGGCCTCGGCCTCGATGCCGCCGACGCCCCAGCCCAGCACGCCCAGGCCGTTGACCATGGTGGTGTGCGAGTCGGTGCCGACGAGGGTGTCGGGGTACGCCTGGCCGTTGCGCACCATGACCGTGCGGGCCAGGTGCTCGATGTTGACCTGGTGGACGATGCCGGTGCCCGGGGGGACGACCTTGAAGTCGTCGAAGGCGGTCTGGCCCCAGCGCAGGAACTGGTAGCGCTCCTTGTTGCGGCCGTACTCCAGCTCGACGTTCTGCGCGAAGGCGTCCTTCGTGCCGAACTTGTCGGCGATGACCGAGTGGTCGATGACCATCTCGGCGGGCGAGAGCGGGTTGATCTTCGCCGGGTCGCCGCCGAGGGCCTTCACGGCCTCGCGCATGGTGGCGAGGTCCACGACGCAGGGCACGCCGGTGAAGTCCTGCATGATCACGCGGGCCGGCGTGAACTGGATCTCCTCGCTGGGCTGGGCCTGCGAGTCCCAGTTACCGAGCGACCGGATGTGGTCGGCGGTGATGTTCGCGCCGTCCTCGGTGCGAAGCAGGTTCTCCAGCAGGACCTTCAGGCTGTAGGGAAGGCGGGCGGAGCCCTCGACCTTGTCCAGCTTGAAGATCTCGTACGACTCGTCGCCCACCTGCAGCGTGCTGCGGGCGTCGAAGCTGTTCGCCGACACGACAGTCTCCTTCATGCATGAATTCGCGCGTATTACCGCAATCCTGCCGCCACGCCCCTTGGCCAATCCGCTAAGGTAGGGCTAAGTTAGGTAACCCTTACCAGCGGGGGCGGCTGCGGTACGCCTTCGGCAGATATCTCGATGTCGAGATAACTCTAGTACATGTCCGGGGGGAGGGACGAGGCGCGCACCCGCAGTCCCGCCGGGACCGTCAGCTGACCAGGCGGTTCCGCATGCCCGGATTCGATCAGGTTGACCAGGACAGACACCGCCGAAGCGGCGATCCGTTCCGGATTCAGGGTGACGGTGGTCACGGCGGGTTCGGTCGCGGCGTACGCCGGATCCTCGCTGGCACAGACCAGCAGCAGCCCGCCGGGCCCCGGGCCGCCGGGTGTGCCGGGTATACGGAAACCGTGGCGCGCGGCGGCGGCCAGCACCTGCCGGCCTCCCGGGTCGTACACGCAGTACACGGCGTCGGGGCGGTCCGGCCCGGCGAAGGCGGGGTCGAAGGCGTGCCCCGCCGTGTCGTCCGGGTCGAACGGGACCAGGAGCGGAGCCAGGCCGCGCTCGGCGCACCACTGTTCGTAGGCGCGGGTGACGGCCCCGGTGTAGAACTCCCGGCCGTAGCCCGAGTGCAGCGCGATCCGCCGGGCCCCGGACGCGGCGAGGTGGTCGAGCACCTCCCGGGTGGTGGCGGTGTGGTCGTTGTCCACCCACACGTCCCCCGGCCAGGGGTCGGGCGGCCGCCCGTCGAAGACGACCGGCAGACCCCGCGCCCGCAGCGCCCGCAGCACCGGGTCGCCGGCCGGGGTGTCGAGGAGCAGCATCCCGTCCACGGCGAGGGTGTGCCACAGCGGCTCGGCGCCCCGGTCGGCGGGCAGGGTGGTCAGGGCGTACCCGCGCGCGTGCGCGGCCGAGGTCGCGGCGGTGATCAGGCGGGAGAAGTAGGCGATCCCCACGAAGTCCCAGGCGTCCCCCGCGTACGTGGTCACCGCGACGCCGAGGCTGCGGGTGCGCGGGCCGCGGCGGGCCCCGTAGCCGAGCGCGCCCGCCACCTCGCGGACCCGGCGCCGGGTGGACGCGCCGAGGCGGCCGGTGCCGTTGAGCGCGTGCGAGACCGTCGCGGTGGAGACCTCGGCTGCGCGCGCGATGTCGGCGAGGGTCGGTCCCGGCGCGGGTGGGTGCTCTGGCACGCGGCCATCGTACGGATTTCGTCGGTGGGGGCGGCTTCTGGTTAAGCGGTTAATCAAACAGTGTCCTGGCCACACCAACGTTTGGAGTGGCCATGACCTCTTCTTCGCACCTTTCCCGCCGGGGACTCCTCGCGGCCGCCGGGATCACCGGGGTCGCCGGGGCGGCCGGTCTGCTGGGAGCCGCTCCGGCCTCGGCCTCCCCGGCGCCCTCGGCCTCTTCCTCCACCGCGCGCGGTTCGGCGGCCCTGGTCGTCCACAACGCCTCGGTGTTCACCGGGACCGGCGGCCGGGCGCACGTCGAGGCGGTCGCGGTCGGCCGGGACGGCAGGATCCTGGCCACGGGGACGAACGCGGCACTGCGCCGGCACGTGGGCCGGGACACCGAGGTCGTCGACGCACGCGGCAACACCGTCATGAGCGGCATCCACGACGGCCACGTCCACCCGCTCGGCGCGGGCGAGCGCTCGCTGTCCCCCTCGCTGGAGGGCGCGGAGACCACCCTGGCCGAGCTCCAGGAGATCCTGACCGGCTTCCTCGCCGACACGGGCGGCGCGGGCGCGGAGCCCGACCGCTGGCTGGTGGTCGAGGACTGGAACCCGGTCGGGCTGCTCCCCACGGGCACCAACCCGCACCACACGATGCTGGACGCGCTCCCGACCCGGCGGCCGATCGCCCTCGTCGGCGGCGACGGGCACAACCTGTGGGCCAACCAGCGGGCCCTGGACATCGCCGGGATCACGGCGGCCACGCCCGACCCGGTCGGCGGCAAGGTGGTCAAGGGCGCGGACGGGCGGCCCACGGGCGTCCTCAAGGACGACGCCCAGGGCCTGGTGCGGCGGCACGTACCGGAGCCCACCCGGGCCGACCTGGTCGCGGCCTGCGCCAAGGTGCTGGAGCTGGCGGCCGCCTCCGGCGTCACGACGATGATGGACGCACTGGTGGGACGGCACGAACTGGAGCTGTACCAGGCGCTGTCGGCGGCGGGGAAGCTGCCGCAGCGGATCGTCCCCGCGATCCGGCTGGAGGCGGAGCAGACGAAGGACCCGGCGGGCTCGCTGGCGTACGCGCGGGGCCTGCGGCGGGAGTTCTCGGGCGTGCGGGGGCTGCGGTTCGGGATGGTCAAGGTGTTCCTGGACGGGGTCATCGAGTACCCGGCGCAGACCGCCGCGCTGCTGAAGCCCTACCTCGACGGGCAGGGCAGGCCCACCGGCAACCGGGGTGAGCTGTACACCTCGGCGGCGGACTACGGGCGGCTCAGCGCCGCCTTCAACCGGGCGGGCTGGCAGATGCACGCCCACGGGCTCGGCGACCGGGCGGTACGCACCGCTCTGGACGGGTACGCGTACGCCAAGCGGGTGACGGGCCTGCGGGACGCCCGCAACGCCGTGGCGCACCTGCAGCTCGTGGACCCGGCGGACCTGCGGCGCTTCGCCCAGCTGGGGGTCACGGCGTGCATGCAGCTCCAGTGGGCGGCGAAGGACACCTGGACGATGGAGGCGCTGCTGCCCTACATCGGACCCGAGCGGCACCGGTGGATGTACCCGGCGCGGAGCCTGGAGAAGGCGGGGGCGCGGCTGTCGGGCGGCTCCGACTGGCCGGTGGACGCCCTTCAGGTGTGGAACCAGCTGCGGACGGCGATCGACCGCCAGGGCGCCTTCGGCGCGGGCCCGCTGTACCGCGAACTGGAGGGCCTCGGCCGGGAGGCGGTGCTGCGGATGCACACGTCGGGGACGGCGTGGCAGCTGCGCCAGGAGGAGCTGACGGGCACGGTGGAGCCGGGCAGGGCGGCGGACCTGGTGGTGCTGGACCGGGACGTGACGCGCTGCGCGGTGGCCGACATCAGCGGGACGGGGGTACGGATGACCCTGGTCGGCGGGCGCGTGGTGCACGACGCGGATTCGGCGTCAGGGAAGGCGGCCTCGGCGCGGGTGGCGGGCGCCGCTTCGGGCCCGCGCCCGGCCTCGTACGCGACGGTGCACGCCGGGGGGCGCCACCACACCTGCAAGCACTGAGCGGGACGCCGCCGGACGCGGCCGGCGGCGGGCACGGCCGGCGGCGCCGGGCTCAGCCCTCTGCGAGGCCGTGCCGGGCGGCCCACGCGTTGAGGGCGGCGGCGATCTCCTCGGGCCGGTCCTCGGGGCAGAGGTGCGCGGCCCGGCCGCAGTACTCGGTCTCCAGCGCCGAGACGTTCTCCTCGCACCAGGCGACCGTCTCGGGGCCGGTCATCAGGGCCGGCGAGCCGTCGAAGGTGAGCAGCAGCTTCGGCACCTCCGGGCTGTCGGCCAGCCAGGCGTCGTACTCCTCGACGACGGCGTGCACATCGGCCGGAGCGCCGTCGATCGGCAGCGAGCGGGCCCAGCGCAGCAGGGGCAGCCGGCTCTCGCGGGTCGGGTAGGGGGCCGCGTAGACGGCGTGGTCCGCCTCGGGCATCGGGCGCAGCACCGTCTGCCCGATGCTGTCCTCGATGAAGATGTTCCGGTCCAGGACCATCTCCTCCCCCACGCCCGGGGTGCGGATCGCCTCGAACCGGGCCCGCGCGGCGGGCGGGTACTGCGCCCAGGTCAGCGGCCGCACGATCGTCTCCATGAAGGCGATGCCGCGGACCCGCCCGGGGTGGCGGGCGGCGCGGTCGAAGGCGAGCGCGCCGCCCCAGTCCTGACCCACCAGCACCACCTCGTCGAGCCCGAGGGCGTCGAACCACGCGTCCAGGTAGCGGGCGTGGTCCTCGAAGCGGTACGCACCGCCCGGCTTTCCGGAGCGGCCCATCCCGATGAGGTCCGGGGCCAGGACGCGGACCCCGCCCCCGATCCGGGGCAGGACGCCCCGCCAGAGGTGGGAGGAGGTCGGGTTGCCGTGCAGGAACACGAAGGGGACACCGCCGGTCCGGGCGCGGGCGTCACCCCGGTCCTCGTAGTACATCGTCGAGTCGAGTACGTCGATCGTGGGCATGGGAGGCCCCTTCCGGCAATCGTTGGCCTGACTAACGTTGGCGGCACGAACGAAGTTATATCGTTAGTGCCACTAACGCAATGGGTAACATCGCCCCATGACCACGGAAGAGAACGGCCCCCTCGTCCCCGCACGACTGCGCGAACTGCCCAGCCGGCTGCTGGGGCAGGCCTCCACCCACGCGCAGCGGCTCGTGTCCGAGGGGCTGAGCGGGGCGGATGCCCGCACCTGGCACTACGCGGCCCTGGTCGCCCTGGAGGAGTCCGGACCGGCGAGCCAGGCCACCCTCAGCGCCCGCACCGGCATCCACCGCAGCGACCTGGTCGCCGTCATCAACGAACTCGCCGCACGCGAGCTGGTGGAGCGGACCCCCGACCCCGAGGACCGCAGGCGCAACGTCGTCACCCTCACGCCGCCCGGCCGGCGGCAACTGCGCAAACTGGAACAGATCCTCACCGCGGTCCAGGACGAACTGCTGGCCCCGCTGACCGCCCAGGAGCGGGAGCAGCTCACCCGCCTGCTGGGCCGGATCGTCGACCATCACGCGTACGGGGACCCGGTCATGAGGCCCGATGGTCGGTAACATTCACTCAATTCACCCATTTGTCCCACCCGACGCGGGAGTCATCTCATATCTGAGATAGCGTGCCCCCATGGCAGACGACTACCTCGTACGCATCGGCAAGCTCATCCGTGACGCCCGGCAGCACCGGGGCTGGACACAGAGTCAGCTCGCCGACGCCCTCGGCACCAGCCAGAGCGCAGTGAACCGGATCGAGCGCGGCAACCAGAACATCAGCCTTGAGATGATCGCCCGAATCGGTGAAGCGCTCGACAGCGAGATCGTCTCCCTGGGCTACGCCGGCCCGATGCACCTGCGCGTGGTCGGCGGCCGCCGCCTCTCCGGCGCCATCGACGTCAAGACCAGCAAGAACGCCTGTGTCGCCCTGCTCTGCGCCTCGTTGCTCAACAAGGGCCGTACGGTGCTGCGGCGGGTGGCCCGCATCGAAGAGGTCTACCGCCTCCTGGAGGTCCTCAACTCCATCGGCGTGCGCACCCGCTGGATCAACGACGGCGTGGACCTGGAGCTGATCCCGCCGGCCCGCCTCGACATGGAGGCCATGGACGCGGACGCGGCCCGCCGGACCCGGAGCATCATCATGTTCCTGGGCCCGCTGCTGCACCGGACGGAAACCTTCCGCCTGCCCTACGCAGGTGGCTGCGACCTCGGCACCCGCACCATCGAGCCGCACATGATCGCCCTGCGCCGCTTCGGCCTGGACATCACCGCGACCGAGGGCATCTACCACGCGAAGGTCGTACCGGGGATCTCCCCGGACCGCCCGATCGTGCTGACCGAGCGCGGGGACACGGTCACCGAGAACGCGCTGCTGGCCGCGGCCCGGCACGACGGCGTGACCGTCATCCGCAACGCCTCCTCCAACTACATGGTCCAGGACCTGTGCTTCTTCCTGGAGGCCCTGGGCGTCCGGGTCGACGGCGTCGGCACCACCACGCTCACCGTCCACGGCGTCCCGAGCATCGACGTGGACGTGGACTACTCCCCCTCCGAGGACCCGGTCGAGGCGATGAGCCTGCTCGCCGCCGCGGTCGTCACGGAGTCGGAGCTCACCATCCGCCGGGTGCCGATCGAGTTCATGGAGATCGAGCTCGCGGTCCTGGAGGAGATGGGCCTGGACCACGACCGCTCGGCGGAGTACACCGCCGACAACGGCCGCACCCGCCTGGTCGACCTCACGGTCCGCCCCTCGAAGCTCGAAGCCCCGATCGACAAGATCCACCCCATGCCGTTCCCCGGGCTGAACATCGACAACGTCCCCTTCTTCGCCGCCATCGCCGCCGTGGCCCAGGGCCAGACCCTGATCCACGACTGGGTGTACGACAACCGGGCCATCTACCTGACGGACCTGAACCGCCTCGGCGGCCGCCTCCAGCTCCTCGACCCCCACCGCGTCCTGGTCGAGGGCCCCACGCGCTGGCGCGCGGCGGAAATGATGTGCCCGCCGGCCCTGCGCCCGGCGGTGGTCGTCCTCCTGGCGATGATGGCCGCCGAGGGCACCTCGGTCCTGCGCAACGTCTACGTGATCAACCGCGGCTACGAGGAACTGGCCGAGCGCCTCAACTCGGTGGGCGCGCAGATCGAGATCTTCCGCGACATCTAGGAGCCGGTACGGGCGCTGACGCGCCGTCAACCGGGTGAGCCCACACGTGAGGCCCCCTCACTCCTCATGGAGGGTGAGGGGGCCTCAGTCCTGCGGCCCGCGGTGGCGATGGAGGCCGTCGCGCTCGGCGCCGGCCGTCGGCGAGCCGCGCACGTCGACCCGGACGCCCCGCGGCCGATCCTCGAAGGGGACGGCTACGCCTGGCAGCCCGTGACCGCCGTCGAGAACCACGCCGCCGCCCTGCGGTTCCTCCACCCGCCCCTTCCGGCCCCTCCCTCGCGACCGGTACCGCCGGGCGGCCCGACGGCCCCGGGCACCGGCCGCCACCGCCGAACCTGAGCAACACACCCGGCCCCGGAGGCAACTCGACGGAAGAGGCCACGCGACACAGTCCGGGCCGATAGCTTGCGAAGCCCCCCGCCCTGACAGGTCTCGTCGGCGCGGGGCTTCGCCGTCTCGGATGCCGTACACACCGGCACCGCTTCGGCACCTTGTGTAATCTCGGCGCGCCCATGACACGGATTGCCAGAAGGACGGCCTGTGACCTACCCGCCTCCGTACCCTTACCCGCCCGCGCCCGCCCCGGACCGGCGGCGCTGGTGGCAGCACCCGGCGCTGATCATCCCGCTCCTGGTCATCCTGCCGCCCGTCGGCATCGTCCTCGTCTGGACGAGCCGCTGGAAGAGCGCTCCGAAGATCCTCAGCACCATCGTGGCCGGGGCCTGGATGATCGCCCCGTTCCTGGGTGACCCGCCGGAGAAGACCGGGGCCGACGCCAAGCCGAAGGCCGCGGCCGTCGCACCGGCCGCCCCGTCGGCGTCGCCGGCGCCCAGCCCCTCCGGGCCCCCCGACTTCGTCGGGAAGAACCTCAAGGACGCCCAGAGCGCGGCACAGACAGCCGGGTTCCACTCGATTTCGCACGACGCGGGCCCCGGTGACTCCGGGCAGTGGTCCGACGGCAACTGGAAGGTCTGCTTCCAAGTCCTCGCGGACAAGCCGGTCGGCAAGCAGCCCACGATCGACTTCGCCGTGACCCGGAACGAGTGGCCGTGCCCGGCCAAGGACGGCGACCCGATCCCGTATCCCAAGATGCCGAAGGTCGTCGGCCAGGACTACGCGAAGGCGCAGGAGACCCTGAAGCCCCTCGGGCTCCAGAAGATCGAACCGCAGAGCGCCTACACCGACGTCACCCTCCCGGGAGACCCGGCCAGTTGGACCGTCTGCTTCCAGGAACCGGAAGAGGGCAAGGAGGTCCAGTACCCGAAGACCACGACGGCGTACCTGTCCCTGACCGCCCCGGGCACCGACTGCCCGGCCGCCAAGTACACCAAGCTGCACCCCGACCCGACCCGGCCGCCGGTCGGCGACGATGACGACAACGACGGCTCCGGGGGCTCGTCCTCCACCGGCGGCTCCTCCGGCAGCGGCGGCAGCGGCGGCAGCGCAGGCACCATCACTCCCGGCGCCTTCTGCTCGAACTCGGGGTCGACGGGCGTCAGCCAGAAGGGCGTCGTCTACACCTGCCGGGACAGGCACTGGCGCCGCTGAAGGACCCTTCGACGCGAGGGCGGCCGGCGGCGGACCGCGCCGACCGGACCGGGGCCCGCCCCCGGTCCGGTCGGCGCCCAGGCGGCGAACCTTTCGTCTCCGTCTCATTTTTCGTCAACACTGGTCGCAGATTCAACCTTCTGGGTATCTTGATCGCCGTTCAAGGAGCACTCACGACCCAGGAGTTCCCGATGGCCATGTCGCCCCGCAGCAAGCCGAAGACCATGAGAACGCGCTACAGGGGCGCCCTCACCGTCATCGCCGCCGTCCTGACGCTCGCCGCCTGCGACCCGGCCACCCCGGCCGGCACCCCGAGCACCAGCGCCGCCGTCACGGCCAGTACGAGCGCCGGCCCGTCCGCGGTCGCGACC is a window encoding:
- a CDS encoding PASTA domain-containing protein — encoded protein: MTYPPPYPYPPAPAPDRRRWWQHPALIIPLLVILPPVGIVLVWTSRWKSAPKILSTIVAGAWMIAPFLGDPPEKTGADAKPKAAAVAPAAPSASPAPSPSGPPDFVGKNLKDAQSAAQTAGFHSISHDAGPGDSGQWSDGNWKVCFQVLADKPVGKQPTIDFAVTRNEWPCPAKDGDPIPYPKMPKVVGQDYAKAQETLKPLGLQKIEPQSAYTDVTLPGDPASWTVCFQEPEEGKEVQYPKTTTAYLSLTAPGTDCPAAKYTKLHPDPTRPPVGDDDDNDGSGGSSSTGGSSGSGGSGGSAGTITPGAFCSNSGSTGVSQKGVVYTCRDRHWRR